One Rhizobiales bacterium GAS188 DNA window includes the following coding sequences:
- a CDS encoding Uncharacterized membrane protein YccC: protein MMRGTLRNPGADLARLPIGLDLRAISIVEGLRAAIACGAVILVNEWVQWPPLFFMALAANLTCFCDVGGPIRQRLFILLAFTLIGALAWCGFGLLRPAGLAVVVPLACAAIFCCSFARVWGVPATAVGNVLVVAIVLSLDEPLSLGGAAVIGAMFIAGGLWAILLALLLWRLHPYQPARAAVANVWRLLAALAGDLRSLAVSKRTPAADWDAHARSHRRAVREAVERARDVVMELVRGRGALSERGGQALIRLEAGDQIFGALIALSDLLEDADAPDRRQNGARMLRILQATLGTLSRAILTERVLDLSRIERAIDALLVSAAGDPALQPLGEAIAERLRIAVRLSTPGGHDAGETLAGEPTQPSSDRFLGPIRANLTWKSAILRHAMRAAVIAAPALILTLMVEGAFTHWLTITVVLTLQPYYAATWQRALERIGGTMLGGLIGAVLVHFAQTPVALAALMFPLCIIGFSARQVSYGAFIACLMPQLIVLVELVNPGHSSIEIIEMRALFTVIGGAIAVAGCFVLWPSWEPDRLRQELRSTLKAHGGYAKAIIAEILGEGSEKATEGARRAAGVASNNFETSLSRAIQEPGRGDRDKLEAAMVADATLRRAAGRLSALRHANYAHGEIDAKSWRAWGDWIADAFTRLAQGEKPMAPRPPKVELESLGRIARQIELLEAVLRRFW, encoded by the coding sequence ATGATGCGCGGAACGCTGCGCAATCCGGGCGCCGATCTCGCGCGACTGCCGATCGGACTCGATCTGCGCGCCATCAGCATCGTCGAAGGTTTGCGGGCCGCGATCGCCTGCGGCGCCGTCATCCTGGTCAATGAATGGGTGCAATGGCCGCCGCTCTTCTTCATGGCGCTCGCCGCCAACCTGACCTGCTTCTGCGATGTCGGCGGGCCGATCCGCCAGCGGCTCTTCATCCTGCTCGCCTTCACGCTGATCGGGGCGCTCGCCTGGTGCGGTTTCGGCCTCCTGCGTCCGGCAGGGTTGGCGGTCGTTGTGCCGCTCGCCTGCGCCGCCATCTTCTGCTGCAGCTTCGCGCGTGTCTGGGGCGTGCCGGCGACCGCGGTCGGCAATGTGCTGGTCGTCGCCATCGTGCTGTCGCTCGACGAGCCCTTGAGCCTGGGGGGTGCCGCGGTCATCGGCGCGATGTTCATCGCCGGCGGGCTATGGGCGATCCTGCTGGCGCTCCTGCTCTGGCGGCTGCACCCCTACCAGCCGGCCCGCGCCGCGGTCGCGAATGTGTGGCGGCTTCTCGCCGCGCTTGCCGGCGATCTGCGCAGTCTTGCGGTTTCCAAGCGCACCCCCGCGGCGGACTGGGACGCACATGCGCGCAGCCATCGACGTGCCGTGAGGGAGGCCGTCGAGCGGGCCCGCGACGTGGTCATGGAGCTCGTTCGCGGCAGGGGCGCCTTGTCGGAGCGAGGCGGGCAGGCGCTCATCAGGTTGGAGGCGGGCGACCAGATCTTCGGCGCGCTGATCGCACTCTCCGACCTGCTCGAAGACGCCGACGCGCCCGATCGTCGCCAGAACGGCGCCCGCATGCTGCGCATCCTGCAGGCGACGCTCGGGACCTTGTCACGCGCCATCCTGACGGAGCGCGTGCTCGACTTGTCCAGGATCGAACGGGCGATCGATGCGCTCCTGGTGTCGGCCGCGGGCGATCCGGCATTGCAGCCTCTGGGCGAGGCTATTGCCGAGCGGCTGCGCATCGCAGTCAGGCTCTCGACACCGGGCGGCCATGATGCCGGTGAAACCCTGGCCGGCGAGCCGACGCAGCCCTCGAGCGACCGCTTCCTGGGGCCGATCCGCGCCAATCTCACCTGGAAATCCGCCATCCTGCGCCATGCCATGCGCGCCGCCGTAATTGCGGCGCCCGCCCTCATCTTGACTTTGATGGTCGAGGGCGCCTTCACGCACTGGCTCACGATCACCGTCGTCTTGACCCTGCAGCCCTATTACGCAGCGACCTGGCAGCGAGCTCTCGAACGGATCGGCGGCACCATGCTCGGAGGGTTGATCGGCGCCGTCCTCGTTCATTTCGCACAAACGCCCGTGGCGCTGGCGGCCTTGATGTTCCCTTTGTGCATCATCGGCTTCTCGGCCCGGCAGGTGAGCTACGGCGCCTTCATCGCCTGCCTGATGCCGCAGCTGATCGTGCTCGTCGAGCTGGTCAATCCCGGTCACAGCTCCATCGAGATCATCGAGATGCGCGCCCTGTTCACGGTGATCGGCGGGGCGATCGCAGTCGCCGGCTGCTTCGTCCTCTGGCCGAGCTGGGAGCCTGACCGTTTGCGCCAGGAACTGCGTTCGACGCTCAAAGCGCATGGGGGCTACGCCAAGGCGATCATCGCCGAAATCCTCGGCGAGGGATCGGAGAAGGCGACCGAGGGCGCGAGGCGCGCGGCGGGCGTCGCCAGCAATAATTTTGAGACCTCGCTCTCGCGCGCCATCCAGGAGCCGGGCCGCGGCGATCGCGACAAGCTCGAGGCCGCGATGGTGGCCGACGCGACCTTGCGACGGGCGGCCGGGCGGCTTTCGGCACTGCGCCACGCCAATTACGCGCATGGCGAGATCGATGCGAAAAGCTGGAGGGCCTGGGGAGATTGGATCGCGGACGCCTTCACGAGGCTCGCGCAAGGGGAAAAGCCGATGGCGCCGCGTCCGCCCAAGGTCGAGCTCGAATCGCTCGGCCGCATCGCCCGGCAGATCGAATTGCTGGAGGCGGTTCTGCGGCGATTCTGGTAG
- a CDS encoding ATP-dependent helicase/nuclease subunit B: protein MTARSSRIFSIPFGVDFLDASADALFDGPLQSLVDFDSDPLVLAAATIHVPTRRAGRALAGKLAERLGGRTALLPRILPLGEADALELGSLADSVAGEEIAPAIGEKQRLLLLAKLVSEWSQAVDRATLKLADDEAFTVASGAAGVMSLSAELARLIDGLHLEGVPLAELTRLDAADFQEIWRISATFLRIAGAAWPSMLAEAQRLDPADRHGRLVRAYAQRLRRDGSSRPVIAVGSTGSIQSTAELLAAIAALPNGAVVLPGLDRNVDLQSWSLLAGDKPTPSHPQYGLRRLLDQMGIGPEEVEDIGKASSVGLAARGRLLTEAMRPAETTETWGALASRASEASEAGETGAAADDIAQGFEGISVVEAPDERLEALAVALTLREAIETPDHVAALITPDRGLAERVAIELARWGITADDSAGIPLSRSLAGRLALTIAELASSGLEAQTLLALLGHPLTHLGLPRAAVERGAAAIDIALLRGRPMQATLSGLRDALAEASQAMPEHPSRPRARLAAQDFAAAGAIIDALEGRLDQLLTVAGLGEAPLPRLAEAHAQAIDAVTRLADGGSALEGADAEELTSLFADLAECRDEGPNLPASAYAPALRALMQDRAVTLSSPGHRRVKIWGLLEARLLKADTAVLGGLVEGIWPARIAVDPFLNRGMRAQLGLSPPERRIGQMAHDFVSACGAARCVLTRPLKAQGADTIPSRFLQRLEAVAGKTLWSQAKARGTRLLGLAALLDEAGPLTPVAQPSPRVPARLQPRRLSVTAVETLLRDPYAIFARHVLQLDKLDPLGLAFDARLQGSIWHAALAQFVESHPRTLPANASDELLRIGRELIAPHLGDPQVEGFVWPRFQRAAHWFIDWERRRRSDIERIVVETSSQLDMALADGEEFRLTARPDRVERHHDGTLAIVDFKTGSPPSQRDVLSGFSPQLTLEAAILRAGGLTGLPSGAVSELCHVALSGGRPAGKDQPVRLKDGGAASLDELAAAHLAGVREVLADYRAEGRGFTSRPFPAHASAFSDYEHLARIAEWSDEAAEETQAE, encoded by the coding sequence ATGACCGCGCGATCCTCCCGCATCTTCAGCATTCCCTTCGGCGTCGACTTTCTCGACGCCTCGGCGGATGCGTTGTTCGACGGGCCGTTGCAGAGCCTTGTCGATTTCGACAGCGATCCCTTGGTGCTCGCCGCCGCGACCATTCATGTGCCGACGCGGCGCGCCGGCCGGGCGCTTGCGGGCAAGCTGGCCGAGCGCCTCGGCGGCCGGACGGCGTTGCTGCCGCGCATCCTGCCGCTTGGCGAAGCCGATGCGCTGGAGCTCGGATCGCTCGCCGATAGCGTCGCAGGCGAGGAGATCGCGCCTGCGATCGGCGAGAAGCAACGTCTGCTGCTGCTCGCGAAGCTCGTCTCGGAATGGAGCCAGGCGGTCGACCGGGCGACGCTCAAGCTTGCGGATGACGAAGCCTTCACGGTGGCGTCCGGAGCGGCCGGCGTGATGTCGCTCTCGGCCGAGCTCGCGAGGCTGATCGACGGCCTACATCTTGAAGGCGTGCCGCTCGCCGAGCTGACACGGCTCGATGCCGCCGACTTCCAGGAGATCTGGCGCATCTCGGCGACCTTCCTCCGTATCGCGGGCGCCGCCTGGCCGTCGATGCTCGCCGAAGCGCAACGCCTCGATCCGGCCGACCGCCATGGCCGGCTGGTGCGCGCCTATGCGCAACGCCTGCGGCGCGACGGATCCTCCCGCCCTGTCATCGCGGTCGGCTCGACGGGCTCGATCCAGTCGACGGCCGAGCTGCTCGCCGCCATCGCGGCCTTGCCGAACGGTGCGGTGGTGCTGCCGGGGCTCGATCGCAATGTCGATCTTCAGTCCTGGTCGCTGCTCGCAGGCGACAAGCCGACGCCGAGCCATCCGCAATACGGGCTGCGTCGCCTCCTCGACCAGATGGGCATCGGCCCGGAGGAGGTCGAGGATATCGGCAAGGCATCATCGGTCGGGCTGGCCGCGCGCGGCCGCCTGCTCACCGAGGCGATGCGGCCGGCCGAGACCACTGAGACCTGGGGTGCGCTCGCCAGCCGGGCGAGCGAGGCAAGCGAGGCAGGCGAGACAGGCGCGGCGGCAGACGACATCGCCCAAGGCTTTGAGGGCATCAGCGTCGTCGAGGCTCCCGATGAGCGCCTCGAGGCACTCGCAGTGGCGCTGACCTTGCGCGAGGCGATCGAGACGCCGGACCATGTGGCGGCCCTGATCACGCCCGATCGCGGCCTCGCGGAACGGGTGGCGATCGAGCTCGCGCGCTGGGGGATCACGGCCGATGATTCGGCCGGCATTCCCCTCTCGCGCAGCCTCGCCGGGCGCCTGGCCTTGACGATCGCGGAGCTGGCAAGCTCCGGCCTCGAGGCTCAGACCTTGCTGGCGCTGCTTGGCCATCCCTTGACGCATCTCGGGCTTCCCCGCGCCGCGGTCGAGCGGGGAGCCGCAGCGATCGACATCGCGCTGCTGCGCGGCCGCCCGATGCAAGCGACGCTCAGCGGATTGCGCGACGCCCTCGCCGAGGCTTCGCAGGCGATGCCCGAACATCCGAGCCGACCCCGCGCCAGGCTCGCTGCCCAGGATTTCGCGGCGGCCGGCGCGATCATCGATGCGCTCGAGGGCAGGCTCGATCAGCTCCTGACCGTGGCCGGCCTCGGCGAAGCGCCATTGCCCCGGCTCGCCGAAGCCCATGCGCAGGCGATCGATGCCGTGACGCGCCTCGCGGACGGCGGCAGCGCGCTCGAAGGAGCCGATGCCGAAGAGCTGACCTCGCTCTTCGCCGATCTCGCCGAGTGCCGGGATGAAGGCCCGAACCTGCCGGCCTCGGCCTATGCGCCTGCCTTGCGCGCCCTGATGCAGGATCGCGCCGTGACGCTGTCTTCGCCGGGGCATCGGCGCGTCAAGATCTGGGGCCTGCTCGAGGCGAGGCTCCTGAAAGCCGATACGGCCGTGCTGGGCGGTCTCGTCGAGGGCATCTGGCCGGCGAGGATCGCGGTCGACCCTTTCCTCAATCGCGGCATGCGCGCCCAGCTCGGCCTCAGCCCGCCGGAGCGGCGCATCGGGCAGATGGCGCATGATTTCGTGTCGGCCTGCGGCGCCGCGCGCTGCGTGCTGACCCGCCCGCTCAAGGCGCAGGGCGCCGACACCATCCCGTCGCGCTTCCTGCAGCGGCTGGAAGCAGTCGCCGGCAAGACGCTCTGGTCGCAGGCCAAGGCACGCGGGACGCGGCTTCTCGGGCTCGCCGCCCTGCTGGACGAGGCGGGTCCGCTCACCCCCGTCGCCCAACCTTCGCCGCGCGTTCCCGCGAGGCTGCAACCGCGCCGGCTCAGCGTGACGGCGGTCGAGACCTTGCTGCGCGACCCTTACGCGATCTTCGCGCGCCATGTGCTCCAACTCGACAAGCTCGATCCGCTCGGGCTCGCCTTCGATGCACGCCTGCAAGGCTCGATCTGGCACGCCGCGCTTGCGCAGTTCGTCGAGTCGCATCCGCGCACGCTCCCGGCGAATGCGAGCGACGAGCTGTTGCGCATCGGCCGCGAGCTTATCGCGCCGCATCTCGGCGACCCGCAAGTCGAAGGCTTCGTCTGGCCGCGCTTCCAGCGCGCCGCGCATTGGTTCATCGACTGGGAGCGCAGACGCCGTAGCGATATCGAGCGCATCGTGGTCGAGACCTCCTCGCAGCTCGACATGGCGCTCGCCGATGGCGAGGAATTCCGTCTCACGGCGCGGCCCGACCGGGTCGAGCGGCACCATGACGGCACGCTCGCCATCGTCGATTTCAAGACCGGGTCGCCGCCGAGCCAGCGCGACGTGCTGAGCGGCTTCAGCCCGCAATTGACGCTCGAAGCAGCGATTCTGCGAGCCGGCGGCCTGACCGGCCTGCCCTCCGGCGCGGTCTCCGAGCTTTGCCATGTGGCATTGTCGGGCGGCCGGCCGGCCGGAAAGGACCAGCCGGTCAGGCTCAAGGACGGCGGCGCGGCGAGCCTCGACGAGCTTGCGGCCGCCCATCTCGCGGGTGTGCGCGAGGTGCTCGCCGATTACCGCGCCGAAGGACGCGGCTTCACCTCGCGCCCCTTTCCGGCGCATGCGTCGGCCTTCAGCGATTACGAGCATCTGGCACGCATCGCCGAATGGTCGGATGAAGCCGCCGAGGAGACGCAAGCCGAATGA
- a CDS encoding DNA helicase/exodeoxyribonuclease V, subunit A, whose product MIVSPADLDTRTRQRNASDPRVSAWVSANAGSGKTTVLRNRVLRLLLSGAEPGGILCLTFTKAAAAEMSNRVFAELARWVGLDDEALRAAILDISGDAPSPVTLEEARRLFARAIETPGGLRVDTIHGFCTRLLQIFAFEANVPARFAVLEEAQARELLSQAQNFVLSRALSGEDAALARAMALVAEHVGATDFAGLAETALGLPVWKGDAATEPGFLAGLHRELSHALNIAPHLSRSAIENEIWSGAQSELAKRARAAWSHGATTDGRRAEAMATLMALAPAERLGAYTDLLLTRDTETRALRPPKSLSTAGARKADPQIEELLQAEAWRLCQLLDRINAVAARERSLALISLMRAVRARFARLKSERGALDFDDLIVATRRLLARASAAFVLYKLDAAIEHLLVDEAQDTNSEYWDILRALTAEFTSGGGARAGRLRTVFAVGDEKQSIYGFQGAEPKTFGIMRDQFAKDYAPLARERERELYRKVTLNLSFRSTQDVLDAVDAVFAVEQHFEGLTSDGEQPQAHVSYRRGEPGVVDLWPVVAGDENVTVDPFRRPELGPILASAEVKLARRIAGEIQRWTAQGCDLGRAVQAGDVLILVRRRGKMFEAVIRALKRAGVPVAGADRLSLSTHIAVEDLVAAGRVALLPEDDLTLAALLKSPFIGLDDEDLLRLAPSRPGSLRQALRQAALNASLQAGPGDERLAAAEARIEAMRRTAREHGVFGFYARLLGPEGGRKALASRLGAEAAEASDEVLRLALAYEQSGGASLPRFLDALQTSGADIKRDLSAARGEVRVMTVHGAKGLEAPIVILADACAASDRTERFLALPAGDGSEIPVWVPRKELDCAESAEARAAEAANRAREDRRLLYVAMTRARDRLVIAGCPVRGKIPEASWYAMVERGLAAAPPPGLVELAARPGEASVRRWRGSGSVRTLPPSSPAGRSPPAGEPAWLRRDVAPEPVAKPPLRPSSALDAADGAASPELRFDRQASFNQQALLAGRFAHALIEQLPQIPQDRRAAAAEILAGKILAGNREAGLAAARKSEITAKVLDLISAPATLPLFSPDSLAEVSVTGDIRLADGSSRAVSGRIDRLSVTKEGVLIADFKTKLPASGTARDRALVQLAIYRELVRDLYPGRSIGCVLILLDGPSLIRPGDAELDRALRLLSKDA is encoded by the coding sequence ATGATCGTTTCTCCCGCCGATCTCGACACCAGGACGCGCCAGCGCAACGCCTCCGATCCGCGCGTCAGCGCCTGGGTCTCGGCCAATGCCGGCTCCGGCAAGACGACCGTGCTGCGCAACCGCGTGTTGCGGCTGCTTTTGTCGGGCGCGGAGCCCGGCGGCATTTTGTGCCTCACCTTCACCAAGGCCGCGGCCGCCGAGATGTCGAACCGGGTCTTCGCCGAATTGGCCCGCTGGGTCGGGCTCGACGATGAGGCTCTGCGTGCCGCCATCCTCGACATCTCGGGCGACGCGCCCTCGCCCGTCACGCTCGAGGAGGCGCGCCGCCTCTTCGCACGCGCCATCGAGACGCCGGGCGGGCTGCGGGTCGACACGATCCATGGCTTCTGCACCCGCCTGCTCCAGATCTTCGCCTTCGAGGCCAATGTGCCGGCGCGCTTCGCGGTGCTGGAGGAGGCGCAGGCGCGCGAGCTGCTGTCTCAGGCTCAGAATTTCGTGCTCTCCAGGGCCTTGTCGGGCGAAGATGCGGCGCTCGCGCGCGCCATGGCGCTCGTGGCCGAGCATGTCGGGGCGACGGACTTCGCCGGGCTCGCCGAGACGGCGCTTGGCCTGCCGGTGTGGAAAGGCGACGCCGCGACCGAGCCCGGCTTCCTGGCAGGGCTGCACCGCGAGCTGTCGCATGCGCTCAATATCGCGCCGCATCTGTCGCGCTCCGCCATCGAGAACGAGATCTGGTCGGGCGCCCAGAGCGAGCTCGCCAAGCGGGCGCGCGCCGCCTGGAGCCACGGGGCCACGACGGATGGGCGACGCGCCGAGGCGATGGCGACGCTCATGGCGCTCGCGCCCGCCGAGCGGCTCGGCGCCTACACCGATCTCCTGCTGACCAGGGACACCGAGACGCGGGCGCTGCGGCCGCCGAAGTCCCTGTCGACCGCGGGCGCCCGCAAGGCCGATCCGCAGATCGAGGAACTGCTGCAGGCCGAGGCCTGGCGCCTCTGCCAGCTCCTCGATCGCATCAACGCGGTCGCGGCGCGCGAACGCAGCCTCGCGCTCATCTCCCTGATGCGGGCCGTACGGGCCCGCTTCGCCAGGCTCAAATCCGAACGAGGCGCGCTCGATTTCGATGACCTGATCGTTGCGACCCGCCGCCTGCTGGCGCGCGCCTCGGCGGCCTTCGTGCTCTACAAGCTCGATGCCGCGATCGAGCATCTCCTGGTCGACGAGGCGCAGGACACCAACAGCGAGTATTGGGACATCCTGCGCGCCTTGACGGCCGAGTTCACCTCGGGCGGCGGGGCGCGCGCCGGCAGGTTGCGCACCGTCTTCGCGGTGGGGGACGAGAAGCAATCGATCTATGGCTTCCAGGGCGCCGAGCCCAAGACCTTCGGCATCATGCGCGACCAGTTCGCCAAGGACTATGCGCCTCTCGCACGTGAGCGCGAGCGCGAGCTCTACCGCAAGGTGACGCTCAACCTGTCCTTCCGCTCGACCCAGGACGTGCTCGATGCGGTCGATGCGGTCTTCGCCGTGGAGCAGCATTTCGAAGGGCTGACCTCGGATGGCGAGCAGCCACAGGCCCATGTGAGCTACCGGCGCGGCGAGCCGGGCGTCGTCGATTTGTGGCCGGTGGTGGCGGGCGATGAGAACGTCACGGTCGATCCGTTCCGCCGGCCCGAGCTCGGCCCCATTCTGGCCAGCGCCGAGGTGAAGCTCGCGCGCCGCATCGCCGGCGAGATCCAGCGATGGACGGCGCAAGGCTGCGATCTCGGCCGCGCCGTGCAGGCGGGCGACGTGCTGATCCTGGTGCGCCGGCGCGGCAAGATGTTCGAGGCGGTGATCCGGGCCTTGAAACGCGCAGGCGTTCCGGTGGCGGGCGCCGATCGCCTGTCGCTCTCGACCCATATCGCGGTCGAGGATCTCGTCGCCGCCGGGCGCGTCGCGTTGCTGCCCGAGGACGACCTGACCTTGGCGGCTCTGCTCAAATCGCCCTTCATCGGGCTCGACGACGAGGATCTGCTGCGGCTTGCGCCTTCCCGTCCCGGCAGCTTGCGCCAGGCCTTGCGCCAAGCTGCGCTAAATGCCTCGCTTCAAGCAGGGCCCGGCGATGAGCGCCTCGCGGCCGCCGAGGCACGCATCGAGGCTATGCGCCGGACGGCGCGCGAGCATGGCGTCTTCGGCTTCTATGCGCGGCTTCTCGGCCCGGAAGGCGGCCGCAAGGCGCTCGCTTCCCGCCTCGGCGCCGAGGCCGCCGAAGCGAGCGACGAGGTGCTGCGCCTGGCGCTCGCCTATGAGCAAAGCGGGGGAGCCTCGCTTCCCCGCTTCCTCGACGCGCTGCAGACGAGCGGCGCCGATATCAAGCGCGACCTCTCCGCGGCCCGCGGCGAGGTGCGCGTCATGACGGTGCATGGCGCCAAGGGGCTCGAGGCCCCGATCGTCATCCTGGCCGATGCCTGCGCCGCCTCCGACAGGACCGAGCGCTTCTTGGCGCTGCCGGCAGGCGATGGCAGCGAGATCCCCGTTTGGGTGCCGCGCAAAGAGCTCGACTGCGCCGAGAGTGCTGAGGCTCGCGCCGCCGAGGCAGCGAACCGGGCTCGCGAGGACCGACGGCTCCTTTACGTGGCCATGACGCGGGCGCGCGACCGGCTGGTCATCGCCGGCTGCCCGGTGCGAGGCAAGATCCCTGAGGCCTCCTGGTACGCTATGGTTGAGCGGGGGCTCGCCGCAGCACCGCCGCCCGGCCTCGTCGAGCTGGCGGCCCGCCCTGGCGAAGCCTCGGTCAGGCGCTGGCGGGGGAGCGGCTCGGTCCGAACACTGCCTCCTTCAAGCCCGGCCGGCCGATCACCGCCGGCAGGTGAGCCGGCCTGGCTGCGTCGCGACGTCGCGCCCGAGCCCGTCGCGAAGCCGCCCTTGCGGCCATCCAGCGCGCTCGACGCCGCCGATGGTGCCGCCTCGCCCGAGTTGCGCTTCGATCGTCAGGCCTCGTTCAATCAGCAAGCCTTGCTCGCCGGGCGCTTCGCCCATGCGCTGATCGAGCAGCTGCCGCAAATTCCGCAGGATCGGCGCGCCGCTGCGGCCGAGATTCTTGCCGGGAAGATTCTTGCCGGGAACCGGGAGGCAGGGCTTGCCGCCGCACGCAAAAGCGAGATCACCGCAAAGGTTCTCGATCTGATCTCCGCCCCCGCGACCTTGCCGCTCTTTTCGCCGGACAGCCTCGCGGAAGTGAGCGTCACGGGCGATATCAGGCTTGCGGATGGCAGCTCGCGCGCCGTGAGCGGCCGGATCGACCGCCTTTCCGTCACCAAGGAAGGGGTGCTGATCGCCGATTTCAAGACGAAACTGCCCGCGAGCGGCACGGCTCGCGACAGGGCGCTCGTTCAGCTCGCCATCTATCGCGAGCTGGTCCGCGACCTTTATCCCGGCCGGTCGATCGGCTGCGTCCTGATCCTGCTCGACGGTCCCTCCCTGATACGGCCGGGCGATGCCGAGCTCGACCGGGCCTTGAGGCTCCTGAGCAAGGATGCGTGA
- a CDS encoding Molecular chaperone IbpA, HSP20 family, whose translation MMSRQNGLSSPFMLGFDEIERALDRVTKATGDGYPPYNIERIAPSSDGPEKLRITLAVAGFARSDIEVTIEDKQLLIKGRQNDDKPRQFLHRGIASRQFQRAFLLAEGLEVLGADLAHGLLSIDLVRPVPERITRRIAIDERE comes from the coding sequence ATGATGTCGCGTCAAAATGGCCTGTCTTCGCCTTTCATGCTTGGGTTCGACGAGATCGAGAGAGCTCTCGACCGGGTCACCAAGGCCACAGGCGATGGCTACCCACCCTATAACATCGAGCGGATCGCGCCGAGTTCGGACGGACCGGAGAAATTGCGGATCACGCTTGCCGTGGCGGGCTTTGCGCGCAGCGACATCGAAGTGACGATAGAGGACAAGCAGCTTCTCATCAAAGGCCGCCAAAACGACGATAAACCGCGCCAATTCTTGCATCGGGGGATCGCGTCACGCCAATTCCAGCGGGCTTTTCTGCTGGCGGAGGGGCTCGAAGTGCTCGGTGCGGACCTCGCCCATGGGTTGTTGTCGATTGATCTCGTACGTCCCGTTCCTGAACGGATCACACGCCGGATCGCCATCGATGAACGCGAATAG
- a CDS encoding Threonine/homoserine/homoserine lactone efflux protein — translation MSLAALLVFAGVYALAVMIPGPGVAAVVTRALTTGARRTGPFIWGMVLGDLVWFCFAAFGLAAMAQMLHGLFVAVKYAGAAYLLFIAWKLWTAAPVESSPEDERQGGAGLKQVRLKQVLGLKQVLGLKQVLAGLSLTLGNPKTMVFFLAILPHVVDLNALTAGTFLELTTSMVVIITAALWGYALLAARAGRLIGDTHKMRAVNRGSAVVMAGAAGMVTVS, via the coding sequence ATGAGCCTTGCTGCGCTTCTGGTCTTCGCGGGCGTCTATGCGCTCGCCGTCATGATTCCGGGCCCCGGCGTCGCCGCGGTCGTTACGCGGGCGCTCACCACCGGGGCCCGCCGCACCGGCCCCTTCATCTGGGGCATGGTGCTCGGCGATCTCGTCTGGTTCTGCTTTGCGGCCTTCGGGCTCGCCGCCATGGCGCAAATGCTGCACGGCCTGTTCGTCGCGGTGAAATATGCCGGCGCCGCCTATCTGTTGTTCATCGCCTGGAAACTCTGGACCGCCGCTCCCGTCGAGTCTTCTCCGGAAGACGAGCGCCAGGGTGGAGCGGGGCTCAAGCAAGTCAGATTGAAACAGGTCTTGGGGTTGAAGCAGGTCTTGGGGTTGAAGCAGGTCTTGGCCGGCCTCTCGCTCACGCTCGGCAACCCGAAGACGATGGTGTTCTTCCTGGCCATCCTGCCGCATGTGGTCGATCTCAATGCCTTGACGGCAGGGACCTTCCTGGAGCTCACCACCTCCATGGTGGTGATCATAACGGCCGCGTTGTGGGGCTACGCCCTGCTCGCGGCGCGGGCCGGGCGCCTGATCGGCGACACCCACAAGATGAGAGCCGTCAATCGCGGCTCGGCCGTGGTGATGGCAGGTGCCGCCGGCATGGTGACAGTGAGCTGA
- a CDS encoding Predicted nuclease of the RNAse H fold, HicB family: protein MIEYHAVALILGEPGSYVVVFPDFPGAGTGGDTLQEAMERAADHLAVHVEGRIEAGLDMPALRSVDEIKADTDLAEEVGDAKAIALIPIEASGKSLRVNITVDEGLLVRIDKAAARLGESRSAFLATAARTRIAAL, encoded by the coding sequence ATGATCGAATATCACGCCGTCGCACTCATCTTGGGGGAGCCCGGTAGCTATGTTGTCGTCTTCCCGGATTTTCCTGGGGCCGGGACTGGAGGCGACACTTTGCAGGAAGCGATGGAGCGCGCAGCGGATCATCTTGCCGTCCATGTCGAGGGACGCATCGAAGCCGGACTCGACATGCCGGCCTTGCGCAGCGTCGACGAGATCAAGGCCGATACCGATCTCGCCGAGGAAGTGGGCGACGCCAAGGCAATCGCGCTCATCCCGATCGAGGCGTCCGGAAAGAGTTTGCGCGTCAACATCACGGTTGACGAGGGCCTACTGGTACGCATCGACAAGGCAGCAGCCCGCTTGGGGGAGAGCCGCTCCGCCTTCCTAGCCACCGCGGCGCGCACGCGGATCGCCGCGCTATAG
- a CDS encoding Predicted RNA binding protein YcfA, dsRBD-like fold, HicA-like mRNA interferase family — protein MQYTYIRKRAMSNRSTETPADVAKKLTKDGWVRRGGKGDHVNYNKADVREVITLDMGRREIPMPILKRIYKIAGWLW, from the coding sequence ATGCAATACACATACATAAGAAAGCGTGCGATGAGCAACCGCTCGACCGAAACACCTGCAGATGTCGCGAAAAAGCTCACGAAAGACGGCTGGGTGCGTCGCGGTGGAAAGGGGGACCATGTGAACTACAACAAGGCGGACGTGCGCGAGGTCATCACACTCGACATGGGACGCCGGGAAATCCCGATGCCCATCCTGAAGCGCATCTACAAGATTGCGGGCTGGCTCTGGTAG